A stretch of the Polyangiaceae bacterium genome encodes the following:
- a CDS encoding DUF559 domain-containing protein, whose product MHPKLARNQLLESRACALRGSPTRSEEALWRVLSAGKLGVSARRQVVLGNFIADFAVPARRLVIEVDGGSHAGRAAADARRDRGLARLGWRVLRLDAELVLSSPEEALARVRAALAG is encoded by the coding sequence ATGCATCCAAAGCTCGCCCGAAACCAGCTCCTCGAATCCCGGGCCTGTGCTCTCCGGGGCTCGCCCACCCGCAGCGAAGAGGCGCTCTGGCGGGTGCTTTCCGCGGGGAAACTGGGAGTTTCAGCCCGCCGTCAGGTCGTGCTCGGAAACTTCATCGCGGACTTCGCCGTGCCCGCCCGGCGGCTCGTCATCGAAGTTGATGGTGGCAGCCACGCCGGGCGCGCCGCGGCCGATGCCCGCCGGGACCGGGGGCTCGCGCGGCTCGGGTGGCGCGTCTTGCGGCTCGACGCGGAGCTCGTGCTCAGCTCGCCGGAAGAAGCGCTCGCGCGCGTGCGGGCGGCGCTCGCGGGATGA
- a CDS encoding ribbon-helix-helix protein, CopG family, whose product MTTVTKLAISLPAATAKSLEKVRAKKRLSRNAAIAEAVEQWVAAQQMADADRKYVEGYLCTPEGPEETAATAKGATTSWAPWE is encoded by the coding sequence ATGACCACGGTCACCAAGCTCGCCATCAGTCTCCCGGCGGCGACCGCCAAGTCTCTGGAGAAGGTGCGCGCCAAGAAGCGTCTCTCTCGGAACGCCGCCATCGCGGAGGCGGTCGAGCAGTGGGTCGCGGCGCAGCAGATGGCCGACGCAGACCGCAAGTACGTCGAAGGCTACCTGTGCACTCCGGAGGGACCGGAGGAGACGGCGGCGACGGCGAAGGGAGCAACCACGAGCTGGGCGCCGTGGGAGTGA
- a CDS encoding SDR family NAD(P)-dependent oxidoreductase codes for MPERSHVLITGASSGIGESLARAWLAAGAAVTLVARRKNLLDQIAEAAPERTRVIVADLSAELSPQALFDEAEAGLGPVDVLVNNAGVQIVEPAHETDWERGETLLRVDLLVPLRLTQEALRRMIPRRSGTIVDIASMAALAPTPGMLFYNAAKGGLAGASEGLRAEAARSGVHVVTVYPGPVKSAMEASGRAAYEETRLVKLLTPTGDPDALARLVLSAVERKRARVIYPRLNVFARWFPGTARWLIDTFTPPLKQLPRGPS; via the coding sequence ATGCCAGAGCGATCCCACGTCCTCATCACCGGCGCGTCGAGCGGCATCGGCGAGTCGCTGGCGCGCGCGTGGCTCGCGGCCGGCGCCGCGGTCACCCTGGTGGCGCGCCGCAAGAACCTGCTCGACCAGATCGCGGAGGCAGCGCCCGAGCGCACGCGGGTCATCGTGGCGGATCTGTCCGCCGAGCTCTCGCCCCAGGCGTTGTTCGACGAGGCCGAGGCCGGCCTCGGGCCCGTCGATGTGCTGGTCAACAACGCCGGCGTCCAGATCGTCGAGCCCGCGCACGAGACCGACTGGGAGCGAGGCGAGACCTTGCTCCGCGTGGATCTGCTCGTACCGCTCAGGCTGACGCAGGAGGCGCTGCGCCGGATGATCCCGCGAAGGAGCGGTACCATCGTGGACATCGCGTCGATGGCGGCGCTCGCGCCGACGCCGGGCATGCTCTTCTACAACGCCGCCAAGGGCGGGCTCGCCGGCGCCTCCGAGGGCCTCCGCGCGGAGGCGGCACGGAGCGGCGTCCATGTCGTGACCGTGTACCCGGGACCGGTGAAGAGCGCGATGGAGGCGAGCGGGCGCGCGGCGTACGAGGAGACCCGCCTCGTCAAGCTGCTCACCCCGACCGGCGATCCGGACGCGCTGGCCCGCCTGGTCCTCTCGGCGGTGGAGCGCAAGCGCGCGCGCGTGATCTACCCGCGGCTCAACGTGTTCGCGCGTTGGTTCCCGGGCACCGCACGCTGGCTCATCGACACCTTCACGCCGCCGCTCAAGCAGCTACCGCGCGGGCCGAGCTGA
- a CDS encoding DUF1566 domain-containing protein, producing MRGPAFMTCVIVAAACSSSTTNQLQGTGGSAGQSGGGSGGSAGTSGSGGVGASGGAGGTSASGGQGGSGGQAGSAGAGGGSGGVAGAGGGDAALGGSAGVDASLGGSAGVDASLGGSAGADASTGGSGGTGGGDAAVGGAGGAAGSDAGDAATGGSAGDASSDASSDAGDGAAGADGGADAPSDAPPADAGACPGGVTGGDGTVHYPRWKIAGDARPDSEFTVSANVVLDHTTCLMWHRAVSPGLHTHAAAKALCEASTLDGYPDWRLPTRAELISLIDFTKFNPALNSTVFPGVPNTTNGSRFWASTLKAGDASQAWVVLHGSYGQVTYFDLTNTHSVRCVRGLGGPTVPRFDTSVAGVVKDNETSLIWEASATLVATPTDSANHCEQLTLAGSSDWRVPTARELSTLVDPTMTSPSLPSYFSPLSSDHWTSTPAVNLTPAQNWVTWIGLGYSIPSAAPTNPRVRCVR from the coding sequence ATGCGGGGTCCTGCGTTCATGACGTGCGTGATCGTTGCGGCGGCTTGCTCCAGCTCGACCACCAATCAACTGCAAGGCACGGGCGGCAGTGCTGGCCAGAGCGGCGGCGGCAGCGGCGGCAGCGCTGGCACGAGCGGCAGCGGTGGTGTGGGCGCCTCAGGCGGCGCCGGTGGCACGAGCGCGAGCGGCGGTCAGGGCGGCAGCGGTGGACAGGCGGGGAGCGCTGGTGCCGGCGGTGGCAGCGGTGGCGTCGCAGGAGCCGGCGGCGGTGACGCTGCGCTCGGCGGTTCGGCCGGGGTCGACGCGTCGCTCGGCGGTTCGGCCGGGGTCGACGCGTCGCTCGGCGGTTCGGCGGGGGCGGACGCGTCGACCGGAGGTTCTGGCGGCACGGGCGGCGGCGATGCCGCCGTCGGGGGAGCCGGTGGCGCAGCCGGCAGTGACGCCGGCGATGCGGCAACCGGTGGTTCCGCCGGGGACGCCAGCAGCGACGCCTCGTCCGACGCGGGCGACGGAGCGGCCGGCGCCGACGGCGGGGCAGACGCGCCGAGCGACGCGCCACCCGCCGACGCCGGCGCTTGCCCGGGCGGAGTGACCGGCGGCGACGGCACAGTCCACTATCCTCGCTGGAAGATCGCGGGCGACGCTCGCCCGGATTCGGAGTTCACCGTCAGCGCCAACGTGGTGCTCGACCACACCACTTGCCTGATGTGGCACCGCGCGGTCAGCCCGGGCCTGCACACTCACGCCGCCGCCAAGGCGCTCTGCGAGGCGTCGACGCTCGACGGCTACCCCGACTGGCGCCTCCCCACCCGCGCCGAGCTGATCAGCCTGATCGACTTCACGAAATTCAATCCAGCGCTCAACTCCACCGTGTTTCCGGGGGTCCCGAACACGACGAACGGCTCCCGGTTCTGGGCCTCGACGCTCAAGGCGGGAGACGCGAGCCAGGCCTGGGTCGTGCTCCACGGCTCGTACGGGCAGGTGACGTACTTCGACCTCACGAACACTCACAGCGTGCGCTGCGTCCGGGGTCTGGGCGGACCGACCGTGCCTCGCTTCGACACCAGCGTCGCCGGCGTGGTGAAAGACAACGAGACCTCGTTGATCTGGGAGGCCTCCGCCACCCTGGTCGCCACCCCGACCGACTCGGCGAACCACTGCGAGCAGCTCACGCTCGCGGGGTCGAGCGACTGGCGGGTGCCGACGGCGAGGGAGCTGTCGACCCTGGTGGACCCCACGATGACGTCGCCGTCGCTGCCGAGCTACTTCAGCCCCCTGAGCAGCGACCATTGGACGAGCACGCCCGCGGTGAACCTGACGCCGGCCCAGAATTGGGTCACCTGGATCGGCCTCGGCTACAGCATCCCGTCGGCCGCGCCCACGAATCCTCGCGTGCGCTGCGTTCGCTGA
- a CDS encoding outer membrane beta-barrel protein, with product MRTGIALALTSAFVLTPALAAAQDDPNCPPGGWFCEETDPPAPPPDEEGEGPPPGARPLPYRPPVMVYEPEPYRPPPPAKKRRWTRKWGLNLHLQGVMMGGSENRHDDSGMAGLGFGFRYRPIPHFAFEAGLDFLGGVDWQGNDRRETALLLNAMVFVNPRDAVQFYMLGGFGFSGATVTPRDQYGDPMDDYQQHYSYFGGQLGAGLEFRITRRVSLNVDMIGFVRGRTDEDARLYPEFTDPETGRTTNSSGGGLFRGGITFYW from the coding sequence ATGCGAACCGGAATCGCCCTTGCGCTGACCAGCGCGTTCGTACTCACTCCCGCCCTCGCGGCGGCTCAAGACGACCCCAACTGTCCGCCCGGAGGGTGGTTCTGCGAGGAGACGGACCCGCCAGCCCCGCCGCCGGACGAAGAAGGCGAAGGCCCTCCGCCCGGCGCGCGCCCGCTGCCCTACCGGCCCCCGGTCATGGTCTACGAGCCGGAGCCGTATCGCCCGCCGCCGCCCGCCAAGAAGCGGCGCTGGACTCGCAAGTGGGGCCTGAACTTGCACTTGCAGGGCGTGATGATGGGCGGCAGCGAGAACCGTCACGACGACTCCGGCATGGCCGGCCTCGGCTTCGGCTTCCGCTATCGGCCCATTCCGCACTTCGCCTTCGAGGCGGGGCTCGACTTCCTGGGCGGTGTCGATTGGCAAGGCAACGATCGGCGAGAGACGGCGCTGCTGTTGAATGCGATGGTGTTCGTGAACCCGCGCGACGCGGTGCAGTTCTACATGCTGGGCGGCTTCGGGTTCAGCGGCGCGACCGTCACGCCGCGCGACCAGTACGGCGACCCCATGGACGACTACCAGCAGCACTACTCGTACTTCGGGGGTCAGCTCGGCGCGGGCCTGGAGTTCCGGATCACCCGACGCGTCTCGCTCAACGTGGACATGATCGGCTTCGTGCGCGGGCGCACGGACGAGGACGCGCGCCTGTATCCGGAGTTCACCGATCCCGAGACCGGCCGCACCACGAACAGCTCGGGTGGCGGGCTGTTCCGAGGCGGCATCACTTTTTACTGGTGA
- a CDS encoding class I SAM-dependent rRNA methyltransferase, producing the protein MAAPGERTCQRVATPVPVARASDPRVLPGVVEKRLHPRGTLNTPGGVAVVSLKPGHVQPVWAGHPWVYAQAVQRVAGGATAGDEVEVVDAQGNLLGRGLYSPGSAIAVRMYTRDRATHIDGALFERRIAEAVARRESLGLPSPDTDAYRVVHAEGDDLPGLIVDRYADVLVVQAATIGIKRREEMILESLAAKLRPRAIIDRTSERAAKVEGFEPGRGVVRGDEKVSELGFVERGLRFRIPLELGQKTGFYVDQRPLRERVEALAKGRRVLDTFTYVGAIAMAAARGGAREVHAVDASALALEVAAACARDNGLGDRIRHERADAHDVLALAGRQGGYDLVVCDPPKLAPTRAAKKRALASMRRLAAAGARATRPGGLLVLCSCSAAIGLDELTRAAALGARDVGLRPTVLERWFQGADHPVPAAFPEGLYLSSLILEVQTL; encoded by the coding sequence ATGGCGGCTCCTGGGGAGCGAACGTGCCAGAGGGTAGCAACCCCAGTGCCAGTTGCCAGAGCCTCGGATCCGCGAGTTTTGCCGGGCGTCGTGGAGAAGCGTTTACACCCGCGTGGCACGCTGAATACTCCGGGTGGCGTGGCGGTGGTCAGCCTCAAGCCGGGACACGTCCAGCCCGTTTGGGCCGGACACCCATGGGTCTACGCCCAGGCCGTGCAGCGCGTGGCCGGGGGCGCCACTGCCGGCGACGAGGTCGAGGTCGTGGACGCTCAGGGCAACCTGCTCGGTCGCGGCTTGTACTCGCCGGGCTCCGCGATCGCGGTGCGCATGTACACGCGCGACCGCGCGACGCACATCGACGGCGCCTTGTTCGAGCGGCGCATCGCGGAGGCCGTCGCTCGACGCGAGTCGCTCGGGCTGCCCTCGCCGGACACCGACGCCTACCGCGTCGTGCACGCCGAGGGCGACGACTTGCCTGGGCTGATCGTGGACCGCTACGCGGACGTGCTGGTGGTGCAGGCCGCGACCATCGGCATCAAGCGGCGCGAGGAGATGATCTTGGAGTCGCTGGCGGCGAAGCTCCGCCCGCGCGCCATCATCGACCGCACCTCCGAACGCGCGGCGAAGGTCGAGGGCTTCGAGCCCGGTCGCGGGGTGGTGCGTGGAGACGAGAAGGTCAGCGAGCTCGGCTTCGTCGAACGCGGGCTGCGCTTCCGCATCCCGCTCGAGCTGGGCCAGAAGACCGGGTTCTACGTGGACCAGCGGCCGCTCCGCGAGCGCGTCGAGGCGCTGGCGAAGGGACGGCGCGTGCTCGACACCTTCACCTACGTCGGCGCCATCGCGATGGCGGCGGCGCGCGGCGGCGCCCGCGAGGTGCACGCGGTGGACGCGAGCGCGCTGGCGCTCGAGGTCGCAGCGGCCTGCGCGCGGGACAACGGCCTCGGGGATCGCATCCGGCACGAGCGCGCCGACGCCCACGACGTCTTGGCGCTGGCCGGTCGCCAAGGCGGCTACGACCTGGTGGTCTGTGACCCGCCGAAGCTGGCGCCGACCCGCGCCGCCAAGAAGCGCGCGCTCGCGTCGATGCGCCGCCTGGCCGCCGCCGGCGCTCGCGCCACCCGGCCCGGCGGTCTCCTGGTGCTGTGCTCCTGCTCGGCGGCCATCGGCCTGGACGAGCTGACCCGCGCCGCGGCGCTGGGGGCTCGCGACGTGGGCTTGCGCCCCACCGTACTGGAGCGCTGGTTCCAGGGCGCCGATCACCCGGTACCCGCGGCTTTCCCCGAGGGCTTGTACCTGAGCTCGCTGATCCTGGAGGTCCAGACGCTGTGA
- a CDS encoding RNA polymerase sigma factor produces MSFVAAADPAATRTLANRLVQRVHRVSKSILRAPADADDAAQQSLIEIITSAKSYRGDSSLERWSDRIVVRTSMRVARGRQKQTARTEDDAELDALPAEAGSLDAKSEDAPRPVKEYLAELPEAQRSALVLRHVMGYSVQEIADLSDVSPNTVKDRLLRGMKEMRRLIRRDVAIGVGQKGGSA; encoded by the coding sequence ATGTCGTTCGTCGCCGCCGCCGATCCCGCCGCCACGCGCACGCTGGCCAATCGCCTGGTGCAGCGCGTGCACCGGGTGTCGAAGTCGATCCTGCGCGCCCCGGCGGACGCCGACGACGCCGCGCAGCAGAGCCTGATCGAGATCATCACCAGCGCCAAGAGCTATCGCGGGGACTCGAGCCTGGAGCGCTGGTCCGATCGCATCGTGGTCCGCACCAGCATGCGCGTGGCGCGTGGGCGGCAGAAGCAAACCGCGCGCACCGAGGACGACGCCGAGCTCGACGCGCTGCCGGCCGAGGCGGGCAGCCTGGACGCCAAGAGCGAGGACGCCCCGCGCCCGGTGAAGGAGTACCTGGCGGAGCTCCCGGAGGCGCAGCGCTCGGCCCTCGTGCTGCGGCACGTGATGGGCTACTCGGTGCAGGAGATCGCCGATCTCTCCGACGTCTCGCCGAACACCGTCAAGGATCGCCTGTTGCGGGGCATGAAGGAGATGCGGCGGCTGATCCGCCGTGACGTCGCCATCGGCGTCGGACAGAAGGGAGGCTCGGCATGA